Proteins co-encoded in one Flavobacterium sp. M31R6 genomic window:
- a CDS encoding LytTR family DNA-binding domain-containing protein, whose translation MNQKTSLLNFLKQPYPFYYEGKKLLQITAVFFLISFFFNYMLQPFDVNPQEQKMHYFWICCIHSFSPIFVLLCIALICKLFPKATDDWKIKNECILVFFLLLFTGITQFLIRDVIYNNPMNWSWRYFIEEISNTFIAGIFLAPIIISINLNRQQLKNSQKADRISSSITDVKEIQNNTSVTIETEVKSEKFVFESYSFIYAKAEGNYAEIFLKKEDKVQKLIKRIPIKNLEMQLSTFPFIIKTHRSILLNLNYIEKVTGNAQGYKVQLKGSSDTVPVSRNFIQSFETATASR comes from the coding sequence ATGAATCAAAAAACATCACTTCTTAACTTTTTGAAACAGCCATATCCGTTTTACTATGAAGGCAAAAAACTACTTCAAATAACAGCTGTATTTTTTTTGATTTCTTTTTTTTTCAACTACATGCTCCAGCCTTTTGACGTAAACCCTCAAGAGCAGAAAATGCATTATTTTTGGATATGTTGCATTCATTCTTTCTCCCCTATATTTGTATTGCTATGCATTGCATTAATCTGTAAACTGTTTCCAAAAGCGACTGACGACTGGAAAATCAAAAATGAATGTATCCTCGTTTTCTTTCTGCTTCTTTTTACTGGAATCACGCAATTTCTGATACGCGATGTAATTTATAACAATCCCATGAATTGGTCTTGGAGGTATTTTATAGAGGAAATTTCCAATACATTTATCGCTGGTATTTTCCTTGCTCCAATCATCATCTCAATCAATTTAAACAGACAACAACTTAAAAACAGTCAAAAAGCAGACCGTATTTCTTCCTCCATAACTGATGTAAAGGAAATCCAAAACAACACATCAGTCACTATTGAAACCGAAGTCAAATCGGAGAAATTTGTTTTTGAAAGCTATAGTTTTATTTACGCCAAAGCCGAAGGAAACTATGCAGAAATATTCCTCAAAAAAGAAGATAAAGTTCAAAAACTCATCAAACGCATCCCTATCAAAAATCTGGAAATGCAATTGAGTACTTTTCCGTTTATCATTAAAACCCATCGATCGATTTTATTAAACCTGAATTACATCGAAAAGGTTACCGGAAATGCGCAAGGATATAAAGTTCAATTAAAAGGCAGCTCTGATACCGTTCCCGTTTCCAGAAACTTCATTCAATCATTCGAAACAGCAACTGCATCGCGATAA
- a CDS encoding pseudouridine synthase gives MLEILYQDEYIIAINKPSGLLVHKSFYARDAKVYAIQELRSQIGGKHVYPIHRLDRKTSGVLLFALNKEVLKIMNDRFATREVEKKYLAILRGWSPEELTIDYDLTNDDDIKQNAITYFHRLQNAEVELEFNNQPTSRYCLVEAIPETGRMHQLRKHFKHIFHPILGSRPHGCNKQNKLWLENYDLKGMMLHAHQLIFNHPIKNEQLILNAKINDEFSRVGTILNLDLSKYK, from the coding sequence ATGTTAGAAATTCTTTACCAAGACGAATATATTATAGCAATTAATAAACCAAGTGGATTGTTAGTTCACAAATCATTTTATGCGCGCGATGCAAAAGTTTATGCTATTCAAGAATTGAGAAGTCAAATTGGAGGGAAACACGTTTATCCTATTCATCGCTTAGACCGCAAAACATCTGGTGTCTTGTTATTTGCGTTGAACAAAGAGGTTTTGAAAATTATGAATGATCGTTTTGCCACACGCGAAGTCGAAAAAAAATATTTAGCAATTTTACGTGGTTGGTCACCCGAAGAACTAACGATTGATTATGATTTAACCAATGATGATGACATTAAACAAAATGCAATAACATACTTTCATCGTTTGCAAAATGCCGAAGTTGAGTTAGAATTTAATAATCAACCAACATCACGATATTGTTTGGTAGAAGCGATTCCTGAAACTGGACGTATGCATCAATTACGAAAACATTTCAAGCATATTTTCCATCCCATTTTAGGAAGTCGTCCACATGGCTGTAACAAACAAAATAAATTATGGTTGGAGAATTATGACCTGAAAGGAATGATGCTTCATGCACATCAGTTAATTTTTAATCATCCAATAAAAAATGAACAACTAATCTTGAATGCAAAGATTAATGATGAGTTTAGCAGAGTAGGTACTATTCTTAATCTAGATTTGAGTAAGTATAAATAG
- the era gene encoding GTPase Era gives MSHKAGFVNIIGNPNVGKSTLMNAFVGERLSIITSKAQTTRHRILGIVNGEDFQMILSDTPGIIKPAYEMQESMMNFVKSAFEDADVLIYMVEIGEQELKDEAFFNKIIHSKIPVLLLLNKIDNSNQAQLEEQVAFWTAKVPNAEIYPISALQNFNVPEVFQRIISLLPESPAYYPKDQLTDKPERFFVNETIREKILLNYSKEIPYAVEIVTEEFFEDENIIRIRSLIMVERDTQKGIVIGHKGAALKKVGMDARVDLEKFFGKQIHIELYVKVNKNWRSNANMLKRFGYNQ, from the coding sequence ATGTCACATAAAGCAGGTTTTGTAAACATCATAGGGAATCCAAACGTTGGGAAATCAACGTTAATGAACGCCTTTGTTGGTGAAAGGTTATCAATAATTACGTCAAAAGCACAAACAACACGTCATAGAATTCTTGGGATTGTAAACGGGGAAGATTTTCAAATGATCTTGTCGGATACACCTGGAATTATCAAGCCGGCATACGAAATGCAGGAATCGATGATGAACTTCGTAAAGTCCGCTTTTGAAGATGCCGATGTTTTAATCTATATGGTAGAAATTGGTGAGCAGGAATTGAAAGATGAAGCTTTTTTTAATAAAATTATCCATTCGAAAATTCCGGTTTTGTTATTGTTAAACAAAATTGACAATTCGAATCAAGCACAGTTGGAAGAGCAAGTAGCTTTCTGGACTGCCAAAGTGCCGAATGCAGAAATTTATCCTATATCTGCTTTGCAGAATTTTAATGTACCGGAAGTTTTTCAAAGAATCATTTCATTGTTGCCGGAATCACCAGCGTATTATCCAAAAGATCAATTGACGGACAAGCCGGAGCGTTTCTTTGTAAATGAAACAATCCGTGAAAAAATATTATTGAACTACAGCAAAGAAATTCCTTATGCGGTGGAAATCGTAACTGAAGAATTTTTTGAAGACGAGAATATCATCCGAATTCGTTCTTTGATTATGGTGGAACGCGATACCCAAAAAGGAATCGTTATTGGTCACAAAGGTGCTGCTTTGAAAAAAGTTGGAATGGATGCCCGTGTGGATTTGGAGAAATTCTTCGGGAAGCAGATCCATATTGAATTGTATGTGAAAGTGAATAAAAATTGGAGAAGCAACGCAAATATGTTGAAGCGTTTTGGCTACAATCAATAA